The sequence GAAGATGGGTACTCACCATGCTGTAGACGTCTATCACCTATACAAAACAATCGGCATCGAACTCAACGTGTTTTCTAGTGCCCTAAAGGTTAACACACAGTACATGCATTGCATATGGTATGACGTGAAACTTGATAAGAAGATGACAAAGGAGGAAGCCACCCAGAGATTCATAGATAACCCTATGGTTGCGATAACATACAAAAACTCAGCTAACCTGGTGTTCTCCTTTGGTAGAGACCATGGGCATTACGGTAGAATACTTGACCAAACAGTAGTGGTCGTACCAACTATACATGTTCTAAATGACAACGAAGTGATAGGGTTCTGTTTTACACCACAAGATGGAAACTCTATACTAAGTAGTATAACTGCTGCAGAGAGATTCCTCTATCCTGATTCATACAAAGAGAAACTTAGATGCCTAGGAGCATTCCTATTACAAGAGGTTTAAAAGATTAGAAACCGATGAAGAAATGATTGAAGAACATAAAACTATAAGAGACCCGATTCATGGTGACATAAAACTAGAAGGGGTTTTTCTTGATTTATTAGAGACACCTGAGATCCAGCGTTTATACAACATAAAACAGCTTGGTTTCGCCCACCTAGTTTTTCCAGGTGCACATCACACCAGGCTTGAACATTCTCTTGGTACATATCACATGGCATCAAAAGCTGCTGATCTCCTAGACATGAATAAAAACGAGAAACAAATAATAGCATGTGCAGCATTTTTACATGACCTAGGACACGGCCCATTTTCTCATACACTTGAATCTATCCTAAGAAACACACTTGATTTTGATCATGTTGATTTAACTGAAAAACTTATATCAGGAGAGTATAGCATTTTTAGTTCAGAAGAAAAAAAATTTATATCATCACCTAGTGTGCATGAGATTCTAGAAAAAAACAATATAAATCAAAAAGAAATAATAGATATCATAAGAGGAGCAACTCATAAGAAACCTTATTTAAGCGAGCTTTTAAACAGTGCTATAGATGTGGATCAGCTTGACTATCTCGTACGGGATGCTTACTACACTGGTGTAGCATATGGTATGATAGACACAGAACGGTTTCTACAGACTCTAACAATAAATAACCACAACTTAGCAGTTAAAAGAAAAGGCGTTGGTGTTGTTGAGAACATACTGATGGCGAGGGGTCTGATGTATTCTTCAGTGTATTTCCATAAAACAGTTCGTATCGCAGAGTTAATGCTTTCAAGAGCTATCGAGATGTCACCCGATGTACAACCTCTTGAGTTATTTAAAATGACGGACTGTGAGCTATTAAATAACTTAAATAAAATGGGGTCTTTTCAACATGAAATCGCTACATCTATAAAATACAGGAAATTGTTCAAACAAGCATACGCTATTTCTTCATCTAACCTGGAAAAAGACGAACTCGCTGTAGTTAAACAACTGGAAGATATAGATATGAAAAAGGCAAAAGAGAGAGAATTCGAAGAGAAACTCAAGATACCTGAGGGACATGTAATAATTGATATCCCCTCAAAGGAGTTACATCAAGCTGAGCCGCGTATAAATCAGACTGATATAGCGATCATTGATGATGGTAAGATTAAGAGCTTGGATGATTTTACGCCTGTCGCTAAAGCAATCAGATCAAGAGTTATTCCAGATTGGGTTATTATGATTGTAACAGATGAAAAATACAGAGAAATTATATCTGATAATGCTGAAAAAATTTTATTTAAATGAACTTATCTTTAGCGATGATGGTGATAAGGAGAGAATGGGGAAGATTGAAGGTGGTGAGGAGAGATTTAATAAAAAAACTCCAGTATCTCCCCCATTCGCCAGGATATATATCATATATCAGTATATAAATCTTATTATACAAATATCGACCATTGACGTAATTATTTAATTAATTTCTATGTTAAAAAAGTAAAACAAAAAACATAATATTTAAATAAAAAATATATTATAATTATTGATTTTATTGAGGTTATTTAAATCTTATAAACTCTTAGATTTCTGGCTGAACTAATTTTTTTCTGCACATGAATATCAAAAAACAACATAACTAGCAAAATATACTAATTCTTTAACTGTTGTTTATTAACAAGTGGATAACAATGAAGCGTATATAACAAAAAAAATTTTGATATCCAAATAGTTATAAAATGGTATATCGATGGTTTTTTATTCTATTTATAATTGTAAGAGTCCAGCATTATGATAAAAGAATATCTAAAACTCGCCCGTTCATTTAATGCAGTTTTAACAGGGATATCACCTGTTATGGGCGCTATTGCCATGGAGCAATATGATATATTCACTCTTTTTATGTTATTTTTAGTAGGTTTCTTTGGCCATACATTTGGGTTTGTGTTTAATGATATTATCGACTATAGAATTGACAAAACATCTAAAGAGATAAGCGATCGCCCCTTAATAAGTGGAACGATTACATTAAAAAAAGCATGGTTTTTCGCAATTACTTCAATGCTTATAGCATTTTCAATTTCTTTATATCTAGCGTATCAAACACAAAATTATTTTACTGTCGTTGTACTTGCGATTTCAGCCCTTTTTATAACCCTCTATGATCTGATAAGTAAAAAATTCATTGGAATGGACATATTTGTGGCAATGGGAGTTTTCCTTTTAGTATTATATGGTGCATTAACTACCGTTGACAGCATATATCAAATCACATCACTCGCCTGGATAGTATGCATTCTTGGTTCAATACAAGTCCTGTATATGCAATTCATATCAGGTGGATTAAAAGACATAGAGAACGACTATAATAGAGGAGCAAAAACACTTGCAATAAAACTTGGAGTGAGAATTTTAGATGGCAAATTAAAAATTTCCTATGGTTTTAAGGCTCTTGCATATGGCCTTCAAATTGTTGATTTAATAGTTGTATTTCTACCGTTTTTCTTAATAGACGAAATGAAGGAATTAACCACTCTGTACTATTTACAATGGACAAGTATATTATTTATTGGTTTTATCATGTTTTATCTCTCATACAAACTTCTTTCAATGAAACAATTTGAAAGAAATAAAGCAAGAAAATATATCGGTGTTCATTATATGATTAACTTTACAATTGTTCCAATAATGTTAATGACTCTTAATCCATGGGTTGGAATTTTAATATTCTTTCCATTATTAGGATTTATATTAAATAATCTAATTTTACATGGAACAATAACACAACCAAAAACAATGTAATAATCTACTAATACAATTAGTGTGTCATATAAAGCCTCAAAAAACAATGAATATAATCACAATTCATTTTTAGGGGATAGATAATTGTTTTACCCATTCAAAATCTACATAAGGTTTCTTTTGAAATATTTGTAAATATTTTTGTGGTATTTTTTTTTAATATTTCATCTAATTGGTTTTTGTCGTCTTTGGTTACTATCGTTGGTTTAGCACCTTTATGTTTTCTTCCTCTTAGATCGATATATTCTTGTTTTAATTCTAATTCAAAAAAATCAAACATATCTTTTAAAGTTTTAACATCGTTAAGATCTTCCGGAACTTGTAGAGTATAACAATCATTATGTTTTTTATATTTATCTAAAAACGCTATCGCACGATTCTCTAATTCTATCCAATATAATATAAGAAATTCAAAAATTTTTCTTTCATCTTTTAGGTAATATATGGTTTTCCAATCATAATTAAAATTTTTAAAAATATCTTCTTTACCTGTTAAAATCCATTTAAAATATTTTCTACCATCGTCGCCCTTATAATAACAAGGGAAATGATATTTTCTAATTTGTTTAAATCTGTTAAGACCACTTTTTGCCATTTTAAGTGGATCTCTTATTAAATGGATTAATTTCATTTCAGGGAAAAACTCCATTGCAACATCAGAAAAAGACAATAGAAAAGCATGATTTGTTTCAACATAAACTTTGGTATTATAACCATAAATTTTTTCTACTTTTTTTTTAAAAACTTTTCTAATTTCGTCAGTTTTTCCTTCATAATACCAGTATATAGGTTTTCCAAACATTGTTGGTATCGGCTCATGTTTACTAACACAGTTTTTGATATTATTCCTAAAAAGATAAGTTAAATACTCTGTTCCTGATCTTGCTGTAGTAAGACAAAATATTACTTTCATGTTATCATTTCTACTTATTTGATTTCATCTTGAGAATATGTTCTTCCTTTCCATTTAACGCCTTTTCCCGAGATTGTTTTAGCTGCGGAGTTTATAAATATTCCCATGGTAATAATACCACCGATAAAGTACAAAGGAGCATATAAAGAATTACCAATATGATATTTCTTGTGGACAAAACCTTGGACTGTAATTGAAAATAACCATACAGTCAATGAAAAAATCAACATTGTAAACCAAATGGATGTTTGTGAAAACATTAAAAATAATAAAGATATTATTACTATGAGGAATGGTAAAACAATCGTATCAAAAACAGCAAACAAACCAATCAAAAGAATAAGTATTTGTTTCAATTTTGATTCTATTTCGCGTTTTTGAACAAAACCCATAAATATGTTTTTACTCCAACCATCCCATATTTCTTTAAAGCTTTCATACATTCTAAATCTCATCATCTTTTGTGCTTGCGCTAACATTATCTTAAAACCCGATTGTTTAACAAGTTTAGCCAGTTCTACATCATCTGCTACGCGATCCTTAATTTTTTCATAGCCACCGATTTTGTTAAAAACTGATTTTTTAATTAGTATGAATAAACCTAACGCAAATGCCGCCTTATTTTTTGGGTCATTAACTTTGTTGAATGGAGAAATAAAAATAAGTAAACCTGCTGGAATCGGTTGTATTACTTTTTCCCAAAATGATTTACACAC comes from Candidatus Thermoplasmatota archaeon and encodes:
- a CDS encoding UbiA family prenyltransferase — protein: MIKEYLKLARSFNAVLTGISPVMGAIAMEQYDIFTLFMLFLVGFFGHTFGFVFNDIIDYRIDKTSKEISDRPLISGTITLKKAWFFAITSMLIAFSISLYLAYQTQNYFTVVVLAISALFITLYDLISKKFIGMDIFVAMGVFLLVLYGALTTVDSIYQITSLAWIVCILGSIQVLYMQFISGGLKDIENDYNRGAKTLAIKLGVRILDGKLKISYGFKALAYGLQIVDLIVVFLPFFLIDEMKELTTLYYLQWTSILFIGFIMFYLSYKLLSMKQFERNKARKYIGVHYMINFTIVPIMLMTLNPWVGILIFFPLLGFILNNLILHGTITQPKTM
- a CDS encoding glycosyltransferase, translated to MSSYRQLPVLSKATAGNNKSKSLPNVSVIIPARNEEKKIGQCIQNFKGQLYPNLEILIVDDHSTDKTVEIAKSIIGNDKRFKILSLEYFKEKKPSGWMGKSYAIQKGSAQVKGEWLLFCDVDDIDYDPELILIAVEFAMARKIDFLSLVPSNVCKSFWEKVIQPIPAGLLIFISPFNKVNDPKNKAAFALGLFILIKKSVFNKIGGYEKIKDRVADDVELAKLVKQSGFKIMLAQAQKMMRFRMYESFKEIWDGWSKNIFMGFVQKREIESKLKQILILLIGLFAVFDTIVLPFLIVIISLLFLMFSQTSIWFTMLIFSLTVWLFSITVQGFVHKKYHIGNSLYAPLYFIGGIITMGIFINSAAKTISGKGVKWKGRTYSQDEIK
- a CDS encoding HD domain-containing protein, with the translated sequence MIEEHKTIRDPIHGDIKLEGVFLDLLETPEIQRLYNIKQLGFAHLVFPGAHHTRLEHSLGTYHMASKAADLLDMNKNEKQIIACAAFLHDLGHGPFSHTLESILRNTLDFDHVDLTEKLISGEYSIFSSEEKKFISSPSVHEILEKNNINQKEIIDIIRGATHKKPYLSELLNSAIDVDQLDYLVRDAYYTGVAYGMIDTERFLQTLTINNHNLAVKRKGVGVVENILMARGLMYSSVYFHKTVRIAELMLSRAIEMSPDVQPLELFKMTDCELLNNLNKMGSFQHEIATSIKYRKLFKQAYAISSSNLEKDELAVVKQLEDIDMKKAKEREFEEKLKIPEGHVIIDIPSKELHQAEPRINQTDIAIIDDGKIKSLDDFTPVAKAIRSRVIPDWVIMIVTDEKYREIISDNAEKILFK